Proteins encoded within one genomic window of Brassica rapa cultivar Chiifu-401-42 chromosome A09, CAAS_Brap_v3.01, whole genome shotgun sequence:
- the LOC103836989 gene encoding succinate dehydrogenase [ubiquinone] iron-sulfur subunit 1, mitochondrial, which yields MASGLIGRLVRTKPAKLTSTARLIPSRCTSSATESKPSSSGGGGRGSNLKTFQIYRWNPDSPGKPELQDYQIDLKDCGPMVLDALIKIKNEMDPSLTFRRSCREGICGSCAMNIDGCNGLACLTKIEDGAKETTITPLPHMFVIKDLVVDMTNFYNQYKSIEPWLKRKSPASEPGKEILQSKKDRAKLDGMYECILCACCSTSCPSYWWNPESYLGPAALLHANRWISDSRDEYTKERLEAIDDEFKLYRCHTILNCARACPKGLNPGKQIAHIKQLQR from the exons ATGGCGTCCGGTTTAATCGGGAGATTAGTTAGAACCAAACCGGCGAAATTAACCTCAACGGCGAGGTTAATCCCGTCGCGATGTACATCCTCCGCAACGGAATCAAAACCTTCGTCCTCCGGCGGCGGCGGGAGAGGATCGAACCTGAAGACGTTCCAGATCTACCGGTGGAATCCCGATAGCCCCGGGAAGCCTGAGCTCCAAGACTACCAGATCGATCTCAAGGACTGTGGCCCGATGGTTCTCGACGCTCTGATCAAGATAAAAAACGAGATGGATCCGTCGCTCACCTTCCGCCGCTCCTGCCGGGAAGGGATCTGCGGCTCGTGCGCGATGAACATCGACGGGTGCAACGGGCTCGCGTGTCTGACGAAGATCGAAGACGGAGCTAAGGAGACGACGATCACGCCCTTGCCGCATATGTTCGTGATCAAGGATCTGGTGGTGGACATGACGAATTTTTATAATCAGTACAAGAGTATTGAGCCGTGGCTGAAGAGGAAGAGTCCGGCGTCTGAGCCTGGGAAGGAGATTTTGCAGAGTAAGAAGGATAGGGCTAAGCTTGATGGGATGTATGAGTGTATTCTCTGTGCTTGTTGTAGTACCTCGTGTCCTAGTTATTGGTGGAACCCTGAGTCTTACCTTGGCCCTGCCGCTTTGCTTCACGCAAACAG GTGGATAAGCGACAGTCGGGATGAGTACACGAAGGAAAGACTTGAGGCTATTGACGACGAGTTCAAGCTATACCGTTGCCATACAATCTTGAACTGTGCACGTGCCTGTCCAAAGGGTTTGAACCCTGGCAAACAGATCGCACACATCAAGCAACTTCAGCGTTGA
- the LOC103836988 gene encoding glucose-6-phosphate 1-dehydrogenase 5, cytoplasmic, whose translation MDSGQWHVEKRSTLRNESFLKEYGPVSETGSLSIVVLGASGDLAKKKTFPALFNLYHQGFLNPDEVHIFGYARSKISDQELRDKIRGYLVDEKNASEKAEALSKFLQLIKYVSGPYDSEDGFKRLDKAISEHEISKKTSEGSSRRLFYLALPPSVYPPVCKMIKAWCTNKSDLGGWTRIVVEKPFGKDLESAEQLSSQIGALFDEPQIYRIDHYLGKELVQNMLVLRFANRFFLPLWNRDNIANVQIVFREDFGTEGRGGYFDEYGIIRDIIQNHLLQILCLVAMEKPISLKPEHIRDEKVKVLQSVMPIKDEEVVLGQYEGYRDDPTVPNDSNTPTFATTILRIDNERWEGVPFILKAGKAMSSKKADIRIQFKDVPGDIFKCQKQGRNEFVIRLQPSEAMYMKLTVKQPGLEMQTVQSELDLSYKQRYQDVSIPEAYERLILDTIKGDQQHFVRRDELKAAWEIFTPLLHRIEKGEVKSIPYKPGSRGPTEADQLLEKAGYLQTHGYIWIPPTL comes from the exons ATGGATTCTGGGCAGTGGCACGTTGAGAAGAGGTCCACTTTGAGGAACGAATCGTTTCTAAAAGAGTACGGTCCTGTCTCTGAAACTGGTAGCCTCTCCATCGTAGTTCTTGGTGCCTCTGGTGATCTCGCCAAGAAGAAGACTTTTCCTGCTCTTTTCAATCTCTACCACCAG GGGTTTCTTAATCCAGATGAAGTTCACATCTTTGGATACGCAAGGAGTAAGATCTCTGATCAGGAGCTGAGAGACAAGATCCGTGG ATATCTTGTTGATGAGAAGAATGCTTCTGAGAAAGCAGAAGCTTTGTCCAAGTTTCTTCAGCTG ATTAAGTATGTGAGTGGCCCTTATGATTCTGAGGACGGGTTCAAAAGGCTAGACAAGGCAATCTCAGAGCACGAAATCTCGAAAAAGACCTCTGAAGGATCTTCCAGGAGATTGTTTTATCTTGCACTCCCTCCCTCTGTATACCCTCCTGTATGCAAGATGATCAAGGCATGGTGCACTAACAAAT CTGATCTTGGTGGATGGACACGTATTGTTGTTGAGAAGCCATTTGGAAAGGACTTGGAATCTGCAGAGCAGCTTAGTTCCCAGATTGGAGCACTGTTTGATGAACCTCAGATTTACCGTATTGATCACTACCTGGGGAAGGAACTAGTCCAAAACATG CTGGTCCTTAGGTTTGCCAACCGGTTCTTTCTGCCGCTATGGAACCGTGACAACATAGCTAACGTGCAG ATTGTGTTCAGGGAAGATTTTGGAACTGAAGGCCGTGGTGGATACTTTGATGAATACGG AATCATTCGTGATATTATTCAAAACCACTTGCTCCAG ATTCTTTGCCTTGTTGCCATGGAGAAACCAATCTCTCTTAAACCTGAGCACATCCGTGATGAGAAAGTGAAG GTTCTTCAATCAGTGATGCCTATAAAAGATGAAGAGGTGGTTCTTGGACAATACGAAGGTTATAGAGATGATCCAACTGTTCCAAACGACTCGAACACTCCAACCTTTGCTACAACAATTCTTCGCATAGACAATGAAAGATGGGAAG GTGTTCCATTTATACTGAAAGCTGGAAAGGCAATGAGTTCAAAGAAGGCAGATATTCGCATTCAGTTTAAGGATGTTCCTGGCGACATATTCAAAT GTCAAAAGCAAGGGAGGAACGAGTTTGTTATACGCTTGCAACCTTCAGAGGCCATGTACATGAAGCTAACT GTGAAGCAACCGGGTCTGGAGATGCAAACCGTGCAGAGTGAACTAGACCTATCTTACAAGCAACGTTACCAAGATGTCTCGATTCCAGAGGCTTACGAGCGCCTCATTCTTGACAC AATCAAAGGTGACCAGCAACACTTTGTTCGCAGAGACGAGCTGAAG GCAGCTTGGGAAATCTTCACTCCACTGCTTCACAGGATAGAGAAGGGAGAAGTGAAATCGATTCCATACAAACCAGGAAGCCGAGGTCCAACGGAAGCAGACCAGCTGCTAGAGAAAGCTGGTTATTTGCAGACTCATGGCTACATTTGGATCCCTCCTACGCTGTAA